From a single Osmerus mordax isolate fOsmMor3 chromosome 14, fOsmMor3.pri, whole genome shotgun sequence genomic region:
- the LOC136956906 gene encoding dromaiocalcin-2-like, whose protein sequence is MKLLVVLSLLLCVALSVRAAAVPVEEEKKAPVPVEDMVLKEKLEEPVEVEEVKKMEVENQMELETFPEERDTVLEMDLAEHDPQEERFGYCPDGWIRYQSRCFLFVSSAMSWYRAEDYCNQRHGSLVSVHNPREHSFLQQQMSVAGWPNTWLGGFNLQNQWRWIDHEGLYYTNWYSLGSVASYPCMYMGNTLGWRNSACSSSLRFICGRNFNNC, encoded by the exons ATGAAGCTTCTAGTAGTTTTGTCTCTGCTACTCTGTGTGGCTCTCTCAGTCAGAGCTGCCGCAG TTCCTGTcgaggaagagaaaaaggctCCTGTTCCAG TGGAGGATATGGTGCTGaaagagaagctggaggagccTGTCGAGGTGGAGGAAGTGAagaagatggaggtggagaatcagatggagctggagacgttcccagaggagagagacacagtcctCG AGATGGACTTGGCAGAGCATGATCCACAAG AGGAACGCTTTGGCTACTGTCCTGACGGCTGGATCCGGTACCAGTCTCGTTGCTTTCTCTTTGTCAGCTCCGCCATGAGCTGGTACAGAGCAGAG GATTACTGTAACCAACGCCATGGAAGCCTGGTTTCTGTCCACAACCCCCGGGAACACAGCTTCCTCCAGCAGCAAATGTCTGTGGCTGGATGGCCCAACACATGGCTGGGAGGTTTCAACCTGCag AATCAGTGGAGGTGGATCGACCATGAAGGGCTCTACTACACCAACTGGTACAGCCTTGGCTCTGTCGCCAGCTACCCCTGCATGTACATGGGCAATACTC TGGGCTGGCGCAACagtgcctgctcctcctccttgagGTTCATCTGTGGCAGAAACTTCAACAACTGTTAA
- the LOC136956640 gene encoding uncharacterized protein isoform X2: MSETCYLNRQISSIMDTLAEAAVRDICKVVQDSYAALRLEVLRSKDEIKDLKRRLKLAKFSSDTATGAVQTLVTTSSRRTNSPANVTSDHDKHGNVSYVYQTKAETVFTPVTPEGSKQSPSGMNLSINAEVCLTASKGQRHITCLQVGESPRIDRCNTCCSLYHCPFCQPSVFKPNEFHRIVPHIQTHQNRAIHHDGFVIYKCNLTCRKTAHFHCCYCTETIINKSSFQTHILNCRPRTPQPAEQYQHPPPPFSSPPSPKGPSANSPPVTPTQHASPAQHPGHSPSPGPDASPDMATSQPESEPEPESPEHMSFGSYSPTHGLNSTPMGSPAPSSSALTHGALRKDTTGNSAAATMSGAQTPERMEPAPGSPDPSKMLDPRISKMQCQFCGIILNRKNFKVHVKRRHKEEFLELLNQEVHNRGPADSKISRVQCQHCGVTLNKKNFKVHMKRRHREEVSSESWGEILMKSLAMERQPQGVIPWRKVKVRCERCGLTLSRCSFREHMRRKHQEEVSLSTFQEALNNFLEDMGLVAVETALFASHGEEGGDEEEGRGNHDHDDLVLDIGVSGDQEGERQADPDDFLSFEAGQATRRGQEDRLLTMMSSQWYPPLRNPHFLELPLESMVWIFREVIRYDGRRGYWNLSLVCKTFRTILRNDIIRNYSLGQIS; the protein is encoded by the exons ATGTCGGAAACATGCTATTTAAACCGGCAGATATCTTCAATTATGGACACTCTAGCCGAAGCAGCCGTGAGAGATATCTGTAAAGTTGTTCAGGACAGCTATGCAGCGTTACGGCTCGAAGTATTAAGAAGCAAAGATGAAATCAAAGACTTAAAGAGAAGGCTTAAATTGGCCAAGTTTAGTAGTGATACGGCGACCGGCGCTGTTCAGACGCTTGTCACTACTTCATCGAGAAGAACCAACAGTCCCGCTAATGTCACGTCTGATCATGATAAACATGGGAACGTTAGCTATGTTTATCAAACCAAGGCGGAAACAGTTTTCACACCCGTCACACCCGAGGGTTCCAAACAGAGCCCCTCAGGAATGAACCTCAGCATCAACGCTGAAGTCTGTCTGACCGCCAGTAAG GGACAGCGCCACATCACGTGCTTGCAGGTAGGAGAGAGTCCACGGATAGATAGGTGCAACACCTGCTGCTCCCTCTACCACTGCCCCTTCTGCCAGCCCTCTGTGTTCAAACCCAATGAGTTCCACAGGATCGTCccccacatacagacacatcagAACCGAGCAATCCACCATGACG GGTTTGTAATCTACAAGTGCAATTTGACCTGTAGAAAGACGGCCCACTTCCATTGTTGCTACTGCACTGAGACCATTATCAACAAAAGCTCCTTTCAGACTCACATCCTCAACTGTCGACCACGGACGCCACAGCCTGCTGAACAATAtcaacaccctcctcctcctttttcttctcctcccagccccaaaGGGCCCTCTGCaaactctcctcctgtcactccCACCCAGCATGCCTCTCCGGCCCAGCACCCAGGCCACTCTCCCAGCCCCGGCCCTGACGCATCTCCAGACATGGCCACCTCGCAACCGGAATCTGAACCGGAACCTGAATCTCCAGAACACATGTCCTTCGGTAGCTACTCTCCAACGCATGGGCTGAACTCCACCCCCATGGGgagcccagccccctcctcttccGCGCTCACCCACGGCGCTCTGAGAAAGGACACTACCGGCAATTCTGCTGCGGCGACCATGTCTGGGGCCCAGACACCAGAGAGGATGGAGCCAGCACCGGGCTCTCCTGACCCCAGCAAGATGCTAGATCCAAGAATATCCAAGATGCAGTGCCAGTTCTGTGGCATCATCCTGAATCGGAAGAATTTCAAGGTCCACGTGAAGAGGCGGCACAAGGAGGAGTTTTTGGAGCTGTTGAACCAGGAAGTGCATAACCGGGGCCCGGCGGACTCCAAGATTTCCAGGGTCCAGTGCCAGCACTGCGGCGTGACGTTGAACAAAAAGAATTTCAAGGTGCACATGAAGAGGAGGCACAGGGAGGAGGTCAGCTCGGAGTCCTGGGGGGAGATCCTGATGAAGTCGCTAGCAATGGAGCGGCAGCCCCAAGGGGTCATCCCTTGGAGGAAGGTCAAAGTTCGTTGCGAGCGCTGCGGCCTGACCCTGAGCAGGTGCAGCTTCCGGGAGCACATGAGAAGGAAGCACCAGGAGGAAGTGAGCCTTTCCACTTTCCAAGAAGCGCTCAACAACTTTCTGGAGGACATGGGGCTGGTTGCCGTGGAGACGGCGCTGTTCGCGTCACACGGAGAGGAAGgcggagacgaggaggaggggcggggcaaCCACGACCACGACGACCTAGTCCTGGACATCGGCGTGAGTGGAGATCAGGAAGGGGAGAGGCAAGCAGACCCCGATGACTTCTTGTCTTTTGAGGCAGGACAGGCTACCAGACGAGGACAAGAGGACAGACTTCTCACAATGATG AGCAGCCAATGGTACCCTCCACTTAGGAATCCTCATTTCCTCGAG CTTCCTCTAGAGTCCATGGTGTGGATCTTCAGGGAGGTTATCCGTTATGACGGAAGGAGGGGCTACTGGAACCTCTCACTGGTCTGCAAAACCTTCCGCACCATCCTGAGGAATGACATCATACGAAACTACTCATTAGGTCAG ATCTCATGA
- the LOC136956640 gene encoding uncharacterized protein isoform X1, translated as MSETCYLNRQISSIMDTLAEAAVRDICKVVQDSYAALRLEVLRSKDEIKDLKRRLKLAKFSSDTATGAVQTLVTTSSRRTNSPANVTSDHDKHGNVSYVYQTKAETVFTPVTPEGSKQSPSGMNLSINAEVCLTASKGQRHITCLQVGESPRIDRCNTCCSLYHCPFCQPSVFKPNEFHRIVPHIQTHQNRAIHHDGFVIYKCNLTCRKTAHFHCCYCTETIINKSSFQTHILNCRPRTPQPAEQYQHPPPPFSSPPSPKGPSANSPPVTPTQHASPAQHPGHSPSPGPDASPDMATSQPESEPEPESPEHMSFGSYSPTHGLNSTPMGSPAPSSSALTHGALRKDTTGNSAAATMSGAQTPERMEPAPGSPDPSKMLDPRISKMQCQFCGIILNRKNFKVHVKRRHKEEFLELLNQEVHNRGPADSKISRVQCQHCGVTLNKKNFKVHMKRRHREEVSSESWGEILMKSLAMERQPQGVIPWRKVKVRCERCGLTLSRCSFREHMRRKHQEEVSLSTFQEALNNFLEDMGLVAVETALFASHGEEGGDEEEGRGNHDHDDLVLDIGVSGDQEGERQADPDDFLSFEAGQATRRGQEDRLLTMMSSQWYPPLRNPHFLELPLESMVWIFREVIRYDGRRGYWNLSLVCKTFRTILRNDIIRNYSLDLMNSSTH; from the exons ATGTCGGAAACATGCTATTTAAACCGGCAGATATCTTCAATTATGGACACTCTAGCCGAAGCAGCCGTGAGAGATATCTGTAAAGTTGTTCAGGACAGCTATGCAGCGTTACGGCTCGAAGTATTAAGAAGCAAAGATGAAATCAAAGACTTAAAGAGAAGGCTTAAATTGGCCAAGTTTAGTAGTGATACGGCGACCGGCGCTGTTCAGACGCTTGTCACTACTTCATCGAGAAGAACCAACAGTCCCGCTAATGTCACGTCTGATCATGATAAACATGGGAACGTTAGCTATGTTTATCAAACCAAGGCGGAAACAGTTTTCACACCCGTCACACCCGAGGGTTCCAAACAGAGCCCCTCAGGAATGAACCTCAGCATCAACGCTGAAGTCTGTCTGACCGCCAGTAAG GGACAGCGCCACATCACGTGCTTGCAGGTAGGAGAGAGTCCACGGATAGATAGGTGCAACACCTGCTGCTCCCTCTACCACTGCCCCTTCTGCCAGCCCTCTGTGTTCAAACCCAATGAGTTCCACAGGATCGTCccccacatacagacacatcagAACCGAGCAATCCACCATGACG GGTTTGTAATCTACAAGTGCAATTTGACCTGTAGAAAGACGGCCCACTTCCATTGTTGCTACTGCACTGAGACCATTATCAACAAAAGCTCCTTTCAGACTCACATCCTCAACTGTCGACCACGGACGCCACAGCCTGCTGAACAATAtcaacaccctcctcctcctttttcttctcctcccagccccaaaGGGCCCTCTGCaaactctcctcctgtcactccCACCCAGCATGCCTCTCCGGCCCAGCACCCAGGCCACTCTCCCAGCCCCGGCCCTGACGCATCTCCAGACATGGCCACCTCGCAACCGGAATCTGAACCGGAACCTGAATCTCCAGAACACATGTCCTTCGGTAGCTACTCTCCAACGCATGGGCTGAACTCCACCCCCATGGGgagcccagccccctcctcttccGCGCTCACCCACGGCGCTCTGAGAAAGGACACTACCGGCAATTCTGCTGCGGCGACCATGTCTGGGGCCCAGACACCAGAGAGGATGGAGCCAGCACCGGGCTCTCCTGACCCCAGCAAGATGCTAGATCCAAGAATATCCAAGATGCAGTGCCAGTTCTGTGGCATCATCCTGAATCGGAAGAATTTCAAGGTCCACGTGAAGAGGCGGCACAAGGAGGAGTTTTTGGAGCTGTTGAACCAGGAAGTGCATAACCGGGGCCCGGCGGACTCCAAGATTTCCAGGGTCCAGTGCCAGCACTGCGGCGTGACGTTGAACAAAAAGAATTTCAAGGTGCACATGAAGAGGAGGCACAGGGAGGAGGTCAGCTCGGAGTCCTGGGGGGAGATCCTGATGAAGTCGCTAGCAATGGAGCGGCAGCCCCAAGGGGTCATCCCTTGGAGGAAGGTCAAAGTTCGTTGCGAGCGCTGCGGCCTGACCCTGAGCAGGTGCAGCTTCCGGGAGCACATGAGAAGGAAGCACCAGGAGGAAGTGAGCCTTTCCACTTTCCAAGAAGCGCTCAACAACTTTCTGGAGGACATGGGGCTGGTTGCCGTGGAGACGGCGCTGTTCGCGTCACACGGAGAGGAAGgcggagacgaggaggaggggcggggcaaCCACGACCACGACGACCTAGTCCTGGACATCGGCGTGAGTGGAGATCAGGAAGGGGAGAGGCAAGCAGACCCCGATGACTTCTTGTCTTTTGAGGCAGGACAGGCTACCAGACGAGGACAAGAGGACAGACTTCTCACAATGATG AGCAGCCAATGGTACCCTCCACTTAGGAATCCTCATTTCCTCGAG CTTCCTCTAGAGTCCATGGTGTGGATCTTCAGGGAGGTTATCCGTTATGACGGAAGGAGGGGCTACTGGAACCTCTCACTGGTCTGCAAAACCTTCCGCACCATCCTGAGGAATGACATCATACGAAACTACTCATTAG ATCTCATGAACTCTTCAACTCATTAA
- the LOC136956648 gene encoding uncharacterized protein, which produces MSLDVTFRLRVASIMESLTTSVVHEVCQVMEESLEAFRLEMKLREMERFMVKPKYCLDGVPNSDQEQLTPIQGLCDEESTLCMEVEDCSQLTPAPAAEEKGFGGISEGGILSTETIKEHEAVDQVHISVQKENTLPSVNKCLDCCNRYHCPFCKTSVFKPTNKYKLRRHLQSHLSRAVNYGGYSLFRCFLECSSSGHNHCPFCRTIILKKADFINHVTSCRASSPTTSQSNSAPSSFSTATLSSPTNQKRGALVSTASQTPLSFISGLSDVGQVRSSVASRETICHKCGLTLLTKNLRNHILRRHPDGGGLPRQHAVLECPRRPGVATATCEVCERVMCLKNLKVHMKRRHPHYL; this is translated from the exons ATGTCGTTGGATGTAACATTTCGCTTGCGTGTTGCTTCAATCATGGAATCGTTGACGACATCAGTTGTGCACGAGGTTTGCCAAGTGATGGAAGAGAGCCTGGAGGCTTTTCGCCTTGAGATGAAGCTACGGGAGATGGAGAGGTTCATGGTTAAACCGAAATACTGTCTCGACGGTGTCCCAAATTCTG ATCAGGAACAGTTAACTCCGATCCAGGGATTGTGTGATGAGGAGTCTACTCTGTGTATGGAAGTAGAGGACTGTAGTCAACTAACACCTGCTCCAGCAGCagaagaaaagggttttggggGAATTTCTGAAGGCGGTATACTATCAACAGAAACCATTAAAGAACATGAAGCGGTGGACCAG GTCCACATCTCAGTGCAGAAAGAGAACACTCTGCCTTCAGTGAATAAATGCTTGGATTGCTGCAACAGGTATCACTGTCCCTTCTGCAAAACCTCTGTGTTCAAACCAACCAACAAGTATAAACTCCGCAGACATCTGCAGTCTCACCTTTCAAGGGCTGTGAACTACGGAG GCTACAGCCTTTTTAGGTGCTTTTTAGAGTGTAGTTCATCAGGTCACAACCACTGCCCGTTCTGCAGAACCATCATATTGAAGAAGGCCGACTTCATCAACCACGTGACGTCATGCAGGGCCTCCAGCCCCACCACCAGCCAATCTAACTCCGCCCCATCCTCGTTCTCAACCGCCACTCTCTCATCCCCCACCAATCAGAAGCGTGGAGCGCTGGTAAGCACCGCCtctcagactcctctctctttcatctctggcCTGAGCGATGTGGGTCAGGTCAGGTCATCGGTGGCTTCAAGAGAGACAATTTGTCACAAGTGCGGCCTCACGCTGCTCACCAAGAACCTCCGCAACCACATCTTGAGGAGGCACCCAGATGGTGGCGGGTTGCCAAGGCAACATGCAGTTTTGGAGTGCCCCCGAAGGCCGGGGGTTGCCACGGCAACTTGTGAGGTCTGCGAACGTGTGATGTGCTTGAAGAACCTTAAGGTCCATATGAAGAGGAGACATCCTCATTACCTgtaa